In Primulina huaijiensis isolate GDHJ02 chromosome 4, ASM1229523v2, whole genome shotgun sequence, the DNA window TAAATAAAAGATTAAAAGAATACAATTGGTTAATTTAGAGAATTGTtactaaagaaaaatttatcaGAAAATAATATTCTACTATAGAATTTTTAACTTTGAtgggaaataaattttttttatccacaAATTAGATTATAACCATTCACTTTTGATGAGTCTAGACACACAGTATGTATTTTATTCATTAGTTGTGGTTAATGTGGTTACAAATCGCAActaatttaacatattaataCCCCTGAGATCCGATTTTAACTTTTAAGGATGAACTGCACTAGGATTTATTTTGTAAGATGAAAGCTGTAGAGTGTCTCCTCTGCTCAATTTCTATGTTCTGTTAGATTTGTTATGCCCAAAAGATATTACTAATTGACTCTATAACAAATTTCTATGTTTTGGTTTGCGTGCTTTCGACTTTATGCTTATAAATTCTCCTTGTATCCAGCGGGATTGTGGACGCGCTCCTATTCCTAGAAAAGATCCTGGAATCAAAGTAGAGGAGGAACCTCTGTTATCAAATCACCCATATGTTGATAAGGTATCCTATCTAGACATTTATTTAACTGTGAAAATATCACCTAATCAATTTTTTTGCAAGGTGTAAATGTTCCTGCCTTCAGCCACAGATTATAATTTCAAGGATAAAATGCATCAGCTCAGGAGTTTGATCTAAACACAGAAACGTAGCTCCGAGCTTTAATAGTTATGACAATCCTTATTATATATGGCTAATATGCATTCACTCTCATTATACTTGTAGACTGACAGAGATATTATCaatttcttttcaatattatatttttatcctCGGCAGTGATTATCTAACACTGATGGAGAGTCATTTTAATTATTCGTTTGGGAATGTTAATGCAATCATTCCAAGTTAAAGATATTTCAGTAAAGAGGTAAAACGTGCGTTTGTACTCTAAGAATTTCCAATTAGTACGTTGGCAGAAAAACTTCCTAGAACTTTTGATTTTGCTGtctctaatttaattatttaaaaaaatcaccaTATTTATAGAGTTCTCCCTTATTGTGTAGCTATGGCAAATACATAATGCTGAACAAATGATTTTGGATGACATGGTGGTCAATCCTGATAAATATAAAGGCAAAAAGTTATCAGAGTTGACCGATGAGGAAGAAATTACCGAAGAGAACTGTGTTGAGTATGGCAAAGCTTATCATAAGAAATCCCTCATACCCAGAATGACTCTGgtaattatttttccttttatatTTGTAGCTGTTCCGTCCAATGATTATTTGACATTGCTCCTAATTATGGCAGAGGATAAGCGTAACAGAACTTGATTTGGAAGCTGCGCTTGCCGAACGTCAGGTATGCAGTCTGTTTCACGTTGCAGTCTGTTTCATGTTGATATTCTTAATAGGGGAGCTTTCTGTCTTATTCACTGCTCTTTTCTGTCCTCTTAAGTGATCTAGATGCATGAAACAGATTCTGCAAAGTTATACGACTCATTTGTTGTGTAATCAACTTGGGCAAATGTTTAGAAGGAACTACCAATTACTTTATGGGCCAAGTGTGGAACATCTGTTCATTTTAGTGCTCTGATTTCTAAATGTAATTTAGGAGTTATCTTTAGTACTTTGGAACAAGTGAAATTTTTGATCATGGGGACTCTTGGCATGCATCTTTTAGAAGTTTTCGGACATTATTATCTACTGATCAAATCTAAAATGACTATTTGCGATTAGGCCTTCTAAAAGTTTTCAAGTTAGGAAAAAAATAGTGCCTTGTAGCCTGATACTTGTTTATGCTTTATTTCAGCTCCATAACAAACTAAGGAAAGAAGCTGAAAAAAGGGGAGAGACATACAAAATCACCAAGCTGAGGCGAAATGAGGAAATGGATGAATACGACCTTATTCATTGGCGCCGATCTTTTGAAGAAAGAGAAGCTCTTCTACGAGACATAAGCTGGTATATTTCATTAatcctataatttttttaactataCCATGTTTCAGTTGTATTATCCACCTATTACGACCCCGATTCCTTCTGCAGTCTCTAAAGCTTTTTTAAGATAGCCAATACCTGTTGATGTCTTTCTGTTGTAGCTAGCCCAAAATTCGGCTCTTGTTCGTCATTTTCTTTTGATCGGCTAAaactttgaatttaattaatggTTGGGCATCAACAGATATAGATCACTAGTCCTCCTATAAGTCAATATAAAGAAGCATGCTTTTTTGGTAATTGCTGAAGAAACTTATCTAGTTTCTGGTatgctctattttttttttccaatggTGGCACTAATCATCTAGAAATACCTTGCAGCCGTCAGGCACTTGGGCTTCCATTGGAAGAGCCTGGTAGAAATGTTGATCCAAGCTTGTTGGGGAAAGACCAATACGACCCTGATAATCCATTGTATCGTTATGACTACTGGGGTGAGCCTAAGAATTCCGAAAAGAGTAGGCAAGAACGCATGACAGACGCACACAACAAATCCATAGTTGGAAAGGGTACCGTTTGGTACGAAATGTCGTATGAAGATGCCATCAAACAGAGGATGGAGAGGGAGGCTCTCGGAATCgctcaaaaacaaaatgaagaaGTTGATTCCTCAGAAGATGATAGTGGCGAGGATGATGACGATGACGATGACTTTGATTACAGTATTTTCGGGTTGCCGACTGAGAATGCAGCCAACCAGCCTCATGTTAATGGCACCGAATCTTTAAGATTGTCGGATGAAGGCATCTTTGGGGATTAATTTAGTTTCAGATCAAGAAGTCCATCCATGTTtgaaattacatatatattctGTCATGTTTGAATCAAGTTTATATTTACACAATacctataaattttttatatacttCACAATTACAATTTCTTGTTcgtaatattaaaattttaatttaagtaaaaaatataaaatatgattaaacCAAAATGGAAAGTTATATTTGGTCTTAATGTTAAAATAGAGGTGTTCAAATTTCGgataaaactaaaaaaacattaaaatatgttaaatGTCACATATTCACCCTCCATAAGAACACCAAGTGCCCAAAAATAATGAAACGCCAAAATAATGAAACGCCATCATTGCAAtcttggtatatattatatttgtccCAAAAATATagatctatatatattttcatatatatttaaaaaaattattggaaacacaaagaaattttcgattttattcttatttaatgATTGTTCtaatatgacaaaaaaaattgttggagatgataatatatttaatgaatatgtGTAGattgctaaaaaaaataaagacaataatattaaataaaaacaatatactatatttttgaagaaaataaaatattaaaatcgaaAAATACATGCCACAAAAACCATGGGCCGTCGATTGTTAATTTCCTcgtcataaaatttatttacttacttattatatatgtacgttattttctttattatttggttcaattttattaaattgtattaAAAATCAAGAATTTCCTTCCTTGAATTCTGATTAAAAACATGCTTACATTTATCTAtactattaattaaaattaaacctCATAACCAACTTTTGTATATTGATGAAACTCTTTAATAATCTCAAAAAGTACTGTTAAACCAATCAATTTTatatttcacaattttttttttacttcataCTTTCTTCGCAACTATTTcagtttaaaaattaataactttcattttcaaatatatattttttttcatttttctactTGATCACACACACCAGCTAATTAATCAATCATTCATGGTTAATGATTGAATTGGAAACTTAGCACATTTCACGCTTGtttgaaattttggaaataTTTCGAGATAGTGGAAGGTGACGAAGTAACTAATTTCATTAAACCGAACCgatcgaaaaaatcgaaatttcattaaattaataattttatttttattatatattttttagatgATATCAGtaaatgatgaattattttgaataatatttagttgattgttgtttatgtaattcatttagactttatatttaaatgttttactaagaaatcatgtaacgatatatttatcttattaatttaaatagttgtatcaaaaccgaaataaccgaaccatttcgatagaaaatcgaaccgaaacgaagaaaaatggttcgaatatcagattatatatttgtaaaaccgaaaaccgatgCTTGGAAGACGTGGGAGAGTTAAATCATGTTGTGGGTTGCTGAGGGATTTCTTAAGCCAGGTGATCAGAATGCTTGGAAGACATGGGAGAATGTTATTTGGAGGATCTTGTGAATAGAAGTTTGATCTTAGTGGGCAAGAAATGGCAGGATGGAAAACTCAAAACTGTTGGAATCCATGATATGCTGAGGGAGATTTGTATGAATAAAGCTGAAGAAGAGTGGTTTCTTCATCACGTCTCATTGAAAAGGAGTGGCAGAAAAGACGACACAGAGAATCCAAATCGCCGCCTCACTATTGATTGCGCGCAGAGTTTTCGGACATGGCCAATACAAGATTCAAGCTCATGTTAAGTTTTCATTTTCTCCGAAAGAAATTTTGAATTGAGATTATATCAAAGTTGTAGGTGCCTCCGTATCTTGCATGCACCTAAAGTATCACTGCCAAATTTCTCAGATGTAATATCAACATTTATCAATTTAAGGTATATTGCTTTTACCTTAAACCATACATCATCCGGTGGTGGATTTCCAACCTCAATATCCAAACTTGGCAATCTCCAGACTACAATTGCTCATGTACCTTGCGTTAGCCAAAACAGTCCATTGCAAGTACCATATGAAATTTGGCATATGCGGAAGTTAAGACATCTAATCATGAATACCACCTTTTGTTTATCATCTCCCGGCCTCTGATAGGGAAGTTATTGGCGGAAGTGATCTCCGAACACTTCAAGTGCTCCACATGATGAGGATAAAAGTCACTAAATTTTGCTGATTGGACGCCGATAGAAGGCCGATTTCTTCGACTCAAATACTTTCGTTCTTCGTTAGATTATCTGGTGAAATGGGAAGTGGAAAAGGAGCATTTCCCAAGCTTTGAAATCTTGATTCTCCGGCATGTACAGATTGATGAAATTCCTCGTGGAATAGGAGAAATTGATTCACTTCAACTCATCAAGTTCCGGAATCATTAGTGGATTCAGCAAAGCGAATTGAGGATCAACAACATGAAAGTGGAAACTATGGTTTTCAAGTTCACGTAAATGATTCTGATGATTACGATCTTGGAAATTAGGATCTGCACCTAACTCCAAAAGTTTTCTTCTGCATTTTGGAGATCAAGATTAGCTCATTGCTGCTAACAACAGTATTGAACATAAAATTGTTTtcagagaaaattttttttaggtGTTTCTTCACCTCTCTAAACATTGTTGCTGATCATAATAAGTGACATCAGATATGTTTATCTCGATCGAAGAAATCATTGTTTTATGGTTCCATTCAGCAAAATTATCTTGTTTTCCAAAGAAATGTTTGACaactggaaaatcagaatgtaGTCTAATTTAGCTGTGAAAGATGATATGTGATACGTAATCACTGACAAGCCAATCAAGCTTATAAAGGTCAATATGACAATTGCAGTTACTAAATGAACATCACAAAGGAttgaaaaacatatatcaaaatgGACTTTTGAtgacaaatatttgattttggtGAGTAATATAACAAACTTAGGGAATActagaataataaaatatccTTGGATATCCAAAATTTGTAAGATTTACTTGTCTGGCCAACTTGAACATATTGTGAACAAAAAACAGATAGACAAACTAAGTTTAACATTTAtcagataaataataaaaaaaaaagacaaaaaaaaaaaagataaaaaagcaACAATTTTACGTCACCATCCATGAGCTCTATATCTTGGActactttttttaaaagcaCTTTTATCTTTGatgaatattaattaaaaaataaaatcccaGCTTCCACAAATgattcttttattattattattatttgcatCTTTCCATACCCAAATTATCTTTGTTCTTGTTAAATACATAATGAAGAAAGATTACCACGATAATgccttatttaatatttattatatggtaaaaatttatgtgagacggtcttacggatcgtatttgtgagacggatctattatttgggtcatctatgaaaaagtattatcttttatgctaagaatattactttatattgtaaatatgaatagggttgacccgtctcacatattaagattaAGATCcgtatatataaattttcacGTATCATTTAATGATATTAAAAGATAGTATGCATTAATTAgacttatttaatatttatatgtaatTAAATGGGTAACAGCTGGtacaattaataattttgtcTCCATTATTTTATGTCCATATATTCGACTGACCCCATGTACATTCGAGCTCGTGGATTCATAGCGAGAAACGTAGATCTTCTATTCATATTTGAGTAtgcttatataatttttaaaattaatttaatttacattcATATACAAGtgatatcataattataaaaaattagggACGAgtcatatttattttgaaattattacatATTACAATCAGATTTGATTATATTTAGTATATTATAATTGTGAAAATTAGTGAcggaataaaatataaattggaaatagtgaattaaaaaaaatagagaaacaaaatcaataaaatgtGTTAGGTGTCAGATTTGAACATGCTAACAAATGCTTACAAATCATCGTATGTAATGTGTGTCATCTCTTTATTGGACACAAAATAtcgataaataattaaaaaaaatcttcgattgtttaatttattaaacaatttatatttcttattttttattctaaaaatgcaaaataatattatcaaataattgaaattgtTCTTATTGGTCTGACAAAAAAGTATGACAACACATTAAACAAtttatatttcttatttttttattctaaaaaatgcaaaataatattatctaaaatataaaatagcTGTTTCCCACATGATTTATTAGATAAACAAATACTACTACTATAGAGATAATACAACGTGTCTCTCTCTTTTCGGTCCATCTTTGTCTTCCCGGCCATGGCGGCTTATGCTGCGCTTCTCTCACTTGTTAGATCACTCCACCAGATTTTGGATCTTCAACAACATATCGATCCCCTTCACAAAGAAAAAATCATTTCCCTTCATGAAAAAGTTGATTCCATTGTCACTTTCTTGGAAGATTATTCGGGGAAGCATCGTGGAAGACATGATCGTGTGGGAAATGAAATCAGAAACGCTGCATATGAAGCGCAGGATTTCATGGATTCGTATCTGGGTTCAGTATCAACAACTCATGATGATAGGAGTTCTTCGGAGGCTCATCGTGATCACGAGGTGAGCTTGGATAGAGACTTGGACATGGCTTTTGAAAGGATTGATTTTATCTGGGACGAGACAACGAAGATGAAGAACAGAGATACAGCAGAAGATCTCCGATCCAGAACTTTTTCTTCTCCTGTGGATCACTTATCCACAGTCGAAGTCACTGTGAACAAGGTTGTGGAATTTGATGATGATCTGAATGCTATCAAAGAATGTGTGTATGAAGATTTGTCTAAACTCCAAATTATCCCAATTGTTGGGATGGGAGGAATTGGGAAGACGACTCTAGCAAGAAGAACTTACGAGGATTCACTCCGTTCTCAGTATTTTGACATCTTGGCTTGGACTACAGTGTCTGGAGAGTACCAAAGAAGAGATGCTCTTTCGCAGCTTCTTCAATCCTTCAAGAAATACACCACTGATGGTAACGAACGATCTGGTGAGAGCGAAGCCCAATTGGCAAAACTAGTGTACCAAAATCTCATCGGTAGGCGATATCTCATCGTGATTGATGATATATGGAGTACCGAGGCTTGGGATGATTTGAAGATGGTATTTCCAGATGATGACAATGGAAGTCGAATCTTGTTAACTACGAGACTATCAGAGGTTGCAGTTTATGCAGGATCATCCAGTACTCCGATCCACCAAATGAAGTTTTTGAATGAAGATCAAAGTTGGAAACTACTTGAGGAAAAGATTTTCGGGAAAGAATCTTGTCCTCTCCACCTGGTGGAACTCGGGAAGGAGGTTGCAAGAAACTGCAAGGGACTTCCGCTCACGATCGTGGTCGTTGCAGGAATGCTCCTTTCTTCGGGAAACACGATGAAAGTGGAATCGTGGGAAAGCATTTTGGAAAATATAAGTTCAATAGAATCCACAATCTCGGCGCAATGCTCAAAGATACTATGTTTGAGTTATGATTGGTTACCTCTGCGATTAAAGCCATGTTTCCTTTACATCGCAGGTTTTCCGGAAGATTTTGAAATTGATGTTTCCGAGCTAATCATGTTGTGGGTTGCAGAGGGATTTCTTAAACAAAGTAATCAGTCTAAATGCTTGGAAGATGTGGGGAAGGGATGTTTGGAGGATCTTGTGAATAGAAATCTGATCTTAGTGAGCAAGAAAGGGCCAGATGGGGAACTCGTAGCCGTCGGAGTTCATGATCTCTGGAGGAAGATTTGTATAACAAAAGCTGAAGAAGATGGATTTTTTCATCATGTCTCGTCCACAAGAAATGTCTGTATTGATGCCATAGTGAATCCAAAGCGTCGTCTCTGTGCACATTCCGCACATGTTTTAGAATCGGAAACACAAGACTCAAGCGTGCGTTCAATTTTCTTCCAGACAGAAAACATTCTGAAGAAATGGTATTTTCCAACGCTCTCTCCGAAATTTAGGCACCTCAGTGTCTTGAATTCACCCGATGTGATTTGGTTAAATTTATCAAGAAAAATCTCAGCATTCGTCAATCTAAGGtacatttcttttttcttaaGCGACACTATCTCACACCCCGACCAGTTTCTTGCCTCGTTATCCAAACTTCCCAATCTCGAGACTATAATTGTTCATGCGGTTTGCCTCAAAACATTGCAACTACCTTGTGAAATTTTGAGGATGCCGAAGTTAAAGCATCTGATAATGAATCGCCCCTTTTATTTATCGGATCCCTCTAACATAGGAATCATCAACAAAAGTGATCTGCAAACACTTGGCAAAGTGATCAATTTCATATTTACTGAAGATGTCATCAAAATACTCGTGAATCTAAAGAAATTGACAGTTGTGTATAAGAGGTACCATTATAATCACTGTGATTTTAAACTCAACGATCTTTTTCGTCTACAAAATCTTGAAGAATTAGAAGTCTCTATGGGTAGACGCTTTTATGTGTATGACTCTAGGCGTCCCTCTTTGATACGGAACTACGCTTTTCCAATCAGTCTCAAGAAGTTAACTCTACAAGGAATTTCTTTTCCTTGGGAAAATATGACCATAATTGGGTCTCTCCCAGATCTTCAAGTGCTCAAGATATTACAAAATGATATCAGAAGAGTTTCCGAGTGGACGACAATGGAAGGCCAATTTCTTCGACTCAAGCACTTTTATTCTTCGTTAGATTATTTGGAGAAGTGGGAAGTGGAAAAAGACCATCTCCCAAGCCTTGAAAGCTTGATGCTCGAGAATGTACGGTGGATATATGAGATTCCTTATGGATTAGGAGAAATAGATTCCCTTCAGCTTATTGAGTTACGGTTATGTCGTGAATCATTAGTGATTTCAGCAAAGCGAATCCAGGAGCAACAACGTGAAAATGGGAATTATGCTTTTCAAGTTAATGTCATTAAGAAAACTCGCAAGAATTTTTATTGATGTGTTTGAAATTAGAAGTTTAATAGATGGCTTTGTTGGTTTCACTTTTGCTTGAATCCAAATTAAGCATCCATTCCGGTTTTACGTATTTTTATGAGCTGAAAACAAATCATCAGTACATATAAATCAAATCAGAAGTTGTTTCGTTTCAGTTTATATCTTAAGTAGTGTGAGCTCtcgaaaataaaatagtattgatgacatttttgtaaataaattgcAAAATATTCAgtttattttgatgacattttcgtaaataagttgaaaaataatgaattaattttaaaaaacaaaatgataATTAGTGACCTACTTTGGTCATATGAAGtctaaatgatttgaaatttggatataccgtagaaaactcaaagatatagaagattCATGCTTTGAGTTTTAGAAAATATGAttgtttgactggtccaaagagATATACCGACGTTAAAAtggtaaataatatatattattaatataatataatataatattaaaatttaaaaaaaaaaggataaatgTCCAAAACTTACGTGAATGACATTCATTCACAGCAAGTTTTTGATTGTGTTTGAGAGAGATGTGAGggttttcgatttttcttttcgatcttgcgacttatcggtttatccaatcgacgaatcgacttcagttctgggatcattgacacgaggtcttcgatttgaggtataaattttatatttttggtgatgtttgaaattcgtcgatttttggaataaatccgataaattgttaaatcatacagaaattgaaaattgttgactagtgtatgattttaacgaagaagagatgattatagtgatgttattttgaattattctcaatttatgataattagagaattttaatcgttgggttgagattgaagaattatttgtcggttattattaattttgataaatatatgcggtagaataaccgacaagaaactaagttttgaagtcagaattgaattatgctatgatttgactttgatatgaatttttgaagtttcaaaagatatttgaaacttatattattgattttgaatgatgttattgattgaaatgaatatgttattgatgtagatatatTATAATACcgaaatcttcaagctacatcaattgaaaacgaagaattgaggtatgttgcgaccgagtaacatacgacaggtatctgtatcatatgatatatgtttgattgatttgactgagaataTGTGTCAATATGTCTTacttgttgagttgatgtggcatacatgatatacacgttgagctatgatccttggataccttgaTATGATTAGATTTGATTCTGGattttgtgaacacgatgctatgtttggtattacatgacccttaaaacATAGTCATTGTGGCCCcaatgattgattgagatttgtgatttgatgacgctttgtcgacattatcatatgagtatccctgattgaggccggtgtgccagctcgaacattgatttgatagcgattcgattgattctgacatgtgctcagtggatgggcatttgacttgatacctccacgacatacatcattgcatatcatatatcattgtttagatatctgtggtatatattatagttgcttcagactgagctttgctcaccccggatggggctgttgttgtctttgtatgtggacaatgataGGTACTTCAGGATATCAGGAGGCCGGAGAAggtgcttctggagggagtcacagtttgagctgaggtttatgttttcccagtatatatatgtatctatataccgggcaTGTCCCgagaatatgatttattgtttgagttgttttgattatgtgtgggcagattttatgatgAGAAATGAAATACtgtttttagtattcaaataacatattttgggctcattgtaaagaaaatttaaactcgtttttcgctgtaattaattaatcctaatcaaattgcattgtgataacgattaggagttaagagCCCCACAAGTAGTGTCTGTGAAGGTATCAATTGTGACCTTTATTTGTGtacaaagaaaatgagaggaaggGGTATCAATGTATAAGTAAACCTCTTGGGGTATTAATTAGCGTTAAAATTATCTGCCTAAATAGAGGATGAGTTCTTCCAACATGACTGCATTTGAGATTATTCTATATTACCTGAAGTATTTCACTCAATATGATGTGATCAAATGTTAATCTTTGGATCATCAACGTATAtatcaattttcataaaaatttgagAGATCCACATGATTTAACGATATTCGTGTGTAGCATAGACTAATCCTTGAATTTGGTAGACTTGATTATCTACACTTAATAAACGAGTAACTCACATTGCAAGTAAGGCACATGAATATAGTGAAAATCCACGagtaaaaataattgaattttttttttgagtaaaaATAATTGCGTTACAAAGCTcatgtttttaaaaatctttCGGAGAATGCAAGTTTGAAGAATTGCTTCGAATGTGTAAAAATTAGGTATGATCTTTGTAAGATGTGTGGCTTGAATATGAAGATATCTTACTAAACGGTTTTTAAATATGTTTCGATAGAGTGAACAGTTGAGTGGTCTCATGCCACAGACTTGTAACCACAAGCGGTTGAGTAGATCTAATATGCTGCTAAGGCTAAAACAGTTGGATAACTTTGCATCTTGAGACCAGTTGAATAACTTATTCTGAATCTTCAGAAGAACGGTCGAGTACCTGTAATACATGCAAAGACAACTTGATCTACTACAATAAGTcattatttgttataattaaggatctaacaatttctctctttttgattaatataattaaaaataaataaaatataagtgGCCACAATAACTTTGCAACCGCTATTGATGGTAGCAACTGAAGAGCGGTTTGACACCGATCATACACGTCGTGCATATCACAACTTTAAGAACGGTTGCAAATCACTCCTATATGTCATCAATATAGGAGCAAGAAATATAGGACCAGTGTCAAACCGTTTTGGAAACAGTTggcaataaaaattatttggaaTTGCTCCTAAATCCAATTTAGCAATAATTTACtcttttattgtattttatttaaaacaaatatacatTATTTCGCAAACAATTCATCAACCaataaaatagataaataaatattcatcaaataaacaataaaaacttcatatttaatatttcaatccACAAAATGAATGTTACCATTAATTAATAAAGCACTATTATCCAcacaaaatatcaataatactccaatttctaatataaaataactcaaaatatttcaaattcaatggctaaaataaaaatgtttttcaaatttcttctaATCACTGTCCAACTCTGACATTGATGGAGATCTTCGAATTTCATGTGCATTTTGTGGAGTTTTTGTCTGTCGCTACATAATATCTGTCATGATAGCTGCCATCTAGacaaataaacattttttatttgtcatatttaatatcaaattgaaaaataatgaaaaaaatcgcacaaaataaatattaaatatatataattaacaaaacaataaatttttttatattaaaaacttCTTACCAGATAAAGAATATAAACCCTGATTATCATAGTCAATAATCAAATACTAGAATACAAAATCATATAATACAAATATTTCAGGAGCCAACCGATGCAAAAACGGATATTTCTTAGAATGCTCGAGACTT includes these proteins:
- the LOC140975657 gene encoding putative late blight resistance protein homolog R1A-10, coding for MAAYAALLSLVRSLHQILDLQQHIDPLHKEKIISLHEKVDSIVTFLEDYSGKHRGRHDRVGNEIRNAAYEAQDFMDSYLGSVSTTHDDRSSSEAHRDHEVSLDRDLDMAFERIDFIWDETTKMKNRDTAEDLRSRTFSSPVDHLSTVEVTVNKVVEFDDDLNAIKECVYEDLSKLQIIPIVGMGGIGKTTLARRTYEDSLRSQYFDILAWTTVSGEYQRRDALSQLLQSFKKYTTDGNERSGESEAQLAKLVYQNLIGRRYLIVIDDIWSTEAWDDLKMVFPDDDNGSRILLTTRLSEVAVYAGSSSTPIHQMKFLNEDQSWKLLEEKIFGKESCPLHLVELGKEVARNCKGLPLTIVVVAGMLLSSGNTMKVESWESILENISSIESTISAQCSKILCLSYDWLPLRLKPCFLYIAGFPEDFEIDVSELIMLWVAEGFLKQSNQSKCLEDVGKGCLEDLVNRNLILVSKKGPDGELVAVGVHDLWRKICITKAEEDGFFHHVSSTRNVCIDAIVNPKRRLCAHSAHVLESETQDSSVRSIFFQTENILKKWYFPTLSPKFRHLSVLNSPDVIWLNLSRKISAFVNLSLKKLTLQGISFPWENMTIIGSLPDLQVLKILQNDIRRVSEWTTMEGQFLRLKHFYSSLDYLEKWEVEKDHLPSLESLMLENVRWIYEIPYGLGEIDSLQLIELRLCRESLVISAKRIQEQQRENGNYAFQVNVIKKTRKNFY